TGTGTTAATCTCTGAAGATGTAAGTGCTGCTCTCATTTCTGAGCAGACTGTCAAGGGTGTGATAGACAAAGATGTGCCTGCAGACTCCTGCCCACGCGAGTCCTCCCCGGCCTCTCAGTGCATGTGGCAGCAGGCCCCTAAAACCCTGGAGAGGACCTTGAAGTTAGTAGCCATAAATCCCTCTCAGCTGGTGAAGCGTCCAACGGGAGACCAACCAGTCGTGGTGCTAAACCATCCAGATGCTGACATCCCTGAGGTAGCCAGAATCATGGAGGTCATCAACAGGTACAGAGGAGAGGTGCAGAAGGTGGTGCTGTCTCGGAGGACCGCGAATGCTCTCTCAGGTGTCAATGGAGAAGTTACCGAGACGGATGCCCGGCAGGATCCTGCAGAGCTCGGTAAAAACTCTGTACAGGAGAGGTTTTTGTTAAAGATGAGATTCCGCAGGTTGAGCAGGAAAAAGTACGAGGTGGTCGACGCTGTGTCACCCAGCAGGGACACGGGGACAAAGTTCAGCTGCTGGTTTTGCGGCAGGGTGTTTGCATGTCAGGACACATGGATGGTCCATCGGCAGCGGCATCTCATGGAGTGGAAACGGCCAAACTGTGAAAACTCTTAAAAAACGTCGCACACACTGGATGGAAAAGTCTGGAAAGTTtgcaatacaacacaatagTTGAAACCGTGTTCGCCAGTCTTCTTagttttttaaagtcttaattCTGATCAGTTGGTTTAGAGGAGGATCAGATCATCTTCACATTCTCAGGGTCAACATTTACCTGTTGTCTCTCCCCCCGTTTCAGTAGCTTCGTACATActctttgtaagtcatgatcaTTTGTAAAAGGACGTGCTGTCAATAATTCAGTTCTTTGTATAGTTTATATTTTGTCAATGCAATAGCTTTATTTAAGGTGATTTCAGTACACTGTCGTAAGGAATCTTTTATAGAACACTGTAATTTGTATATTTGCCATACCACCTATGAATCAGTTAATGTACGGGTAGGCTCTACAGTGTGGTAGCTATCATATTTATGTTTGTGGAATGGGAAGCAGAGACCCACAAGTTACTCAGATATACCAAAACTGTGTGtttataaagaaaaacagacaataagctgttttattcaacatttatttataacttgTAGGGTTTAGCCTTTAtatgcttgtgtgtttttgggCCCTCAGAAGAATCAGCTTatgtaagatgttttttttaaactccaaaaaaaaaagtccaaatatAGTTTTAATAATCCTTCATTTAGAAAAGTCAACCTGTGTTTTGTGATTTCGATGAAGTACAAGCagaatcttttctttttaaatcggGATGCAAGAAGCCTAGATGATCTGATTATTTCTCTCTCAGttaatttcctcttttttttttgacttgaACTGATAATCGTATCTTTTAATTGCACTATGACATGAGGGTTAATATTTCCCGTTACCTCACATTATCAGGCCGAAGCCTTTGACAATCTCAGCCAGAGTCCTGCTGTGGCTCAACATTTCCTCAGTCCCTCAGTATTCCCAGCAGGGGGGGACGGTGGCTCCTGTGTGCATGTTAGTGGACGAACGTCCTGCATCCTTGTTCTTGAGGGGAACACTTCACTGTGTATATATACCTTTTTAAATTCACATAGATTTATAATTGTATATAGTCCAGATAGAGGTACTGTAAACTATGACCAGATAATTTTCACTAAGTGCCTAGGACTCTCTGTTATGCAACAAAATGTGCATGAGTATGATAGCATTACGTGTTTACCAGAAAGATAATGAACCAGTCTGTCAGTTCCTGGTGGCATTTTGTGATGACTGAACATGTGACTTGTACAACTCAAgagttttattaaaaacaaaatatacaaacTTGTTTCTTTGGCTCTGCAAAGGCATAGAGAAATGATTTGTCCAGCTGCCTTCTCAGCTACACCAACACTGTCACAtacattttcatgcattttatAACACTGAGCATTAAGAACACACCTTTATATAACATGAGTCAAAAATTCTTCTCAGTATGGTTCTATTTCTTCTCTGCTGGTCCAGCCATGCAGGCGAGACGAGCACACAAACCTGCTAACAGAACTTCTAATTCCAGCAGGTGGAGGGAAATCAGACAGTCAGGATTCTGGTGgtgaacacagcagcagctggtGGGACACACAAGTCCGGTCAGTGGTCTGTTCGCTCATTTAGGGCTTCACAGGGTGGCACAGTTTGGTGGAGTCCTTACTGTTACTCTGACTATCAATCAGCACAAGAGGAGTCCTCTGGTGATTCTCAATGATGTGAGCCACGCTGTTGAAATACTGTGGAACACAAtaatatcaaatatttaataatttatgAAAAGTTTGTCCACGTGATATAACACAAAGCATAatgagttaaaaaaatacatttttcctgTTTCTACCATCCTGTTCAGACGGTACCTAATATGTTCATGTATAAAACAGCATCAATGCCAAGCAAGATGACATAACACCCACATCATAAACATTATGGGGATTATGCAGAACGGGTCTTAGCAGCTCTGATATAATTTGCATACATAATTGCTCAGGATTTGTTAAGCAAACAGCAAAAGGAAGGaacatgaaatattcaaaaatgtgAATAAGCAGAGGAAACCTCCAGGCATGTTCCTTGTTCTCAAGAATAAATGGTATATTTTGCACACTCGCAACATACCGACTAATCATCCTTCAGTCTTAGGAGGAGGATTGGACATATTATGTAAAGCCTGTTGTTTACTGTCAGTGAATTTGCAACTATTTAATTGTGATTGATTATTATATTTCTGCAGCCAATTGTTGACTAAAAAATACTAAGTGTAATTACACATTCCTTTTTAAATTTTAgtagttattttttatgtttattttgtcattcaaTGTTTGGTGCAAAAGCTGGAAAATAACCCACATGCCACATAAAACTTAAAAGCCTTTACATTATAACAGGCAAACAGAGAGAACTCTGCTGAGTTTGTTGCATATCAGACACAGTAGAAAAAACATAGTTGTTTTTGCTGCTAATTtattgttggattttttttttaagcggCTGATATTACATGCTGGTTCCCTCTGAAATCACTgcttaaagcccctgtgaggagttttaagcttctattaaaacaataacattaaaaGGGATGCCTTTATATGAAAGCAAACACGCCATCAGTAAcaagattacattttttatattttaatcatttatacCTGAGGATGTAGACGAAGGACCAGATTGATAGCATCACTAAAagcattaaagggatatttcagttttttaagtGGGATGTCTAAGTAAGATGTCATTAGTAGTTGTGCTAGCCACAATGGATGCCGACTAGCTTGGTCCCTTTAGTGAGAAACTGCCCggagaaacagcacgcaagctacgCTACAGTTATCTGCAGAAAGGACTGGTTCTGACtggtaatttagctaattttgaaaGAATCAGACACAAGCACCCATCTTGTTTTAGAAGAACGCTCTACTGAGAACTTTTCAGCACTTCTGCCATCAGAAAGCCTATTTGTTCTTGCACTGTTTGCAGACGCAACACAGTGTTCAAATTGTGCctattcacaacaaatgtttggcttatctcaagatgctttaccaAAGGAGCAGATCTAGacagtactctatgttatactatttacaaagacccaatatCAACATAGGCATACTAAGAAAATGCAGTGGAAAATATTCCTTTGCCTTTTCTGACTGTAAGAAGTCTTGTACTTAAAGGCCACAGAGAGAAATCCAGTGAaactgagaaacaaaaacacatacctCCTCCCCTTTCTTCTCACTTCCCAGAGCGTACTGCTTAGTACCTGGGATGAAGCGGATAGGGATGTTGTATACTCTGCCATGATAAATTACCACCAGCGTGTACGGCTGCTGCATGTCCTGACCTGAGCTCTTTCTCACCATAAACGCCCCGTCCTGAAACAGAGCCGCAGTCACCATCACACTCATTTTTACTGTTTGAGGGTATAGGATATAATGTGCAAGATTGCTACTCATTTGCACGATAAATGAGACTCACTTTATTTGCTCGGTATAGGACCTCGTAAGCAGTCTTGCGGTCACATGTGTTGGCGTACCAGGATTTCCTATACACATCTGCATCCTAACAGAAAGTAAATGAGGATTAGCAGAGTTTTTAACCATCATTGAGTTCATTTTTCAAACAGAATATAAGAGCACACCTTGTCTTGATTTGCTGATTCATCTTCAGGAGAAACACTCTTGTCAGCTGCTTCTGaggcaacacacaaacaagaattTAAATAATATAGTCCatttaaatatgtataaaagtAACAATCACTGCACTATGTGTAAGTGCAGAAGCCCTGCATGCTTATTATATGGCTTTAAGTCTGCTGTGAGACTCACATAGGAGCTGTACTTACTGGGGGAGGTAAACTGTGGAAGAGGAATCCTGCAGGAGAgaccacaaacagagcagagcacAGTAAATGCACAGCACGAAGCATCCATAAAAAACTGTTTCTAAAAAGAAGTCTAGAAGCAGTCAAAAGGCTCACTGTAAATACAACATCACCTTACACCAGTGTAAGATAGGGAAGCCTGTTTTAGCAAATGTGACCGAAAAAGATACTgtcatttactttaaaaacaaaggttcTGAAGTTTTATGGAATCATCTCAAAATATTAGCCTATTATCACAACATAAAGTCAAAATAAGATGTATATACTAGGCCATTATTTGAGAAGTATTTAAgtttaatatttactttttaGGAAAGTTTTCATTACTTTTAGAGTTTAACTCGTTATAAAGACTCAAatactctctctgttttcattggCAGAAGTTGGCTTCCAAAGCAAACTACTTGTTTGATGTCTTACTTTGGTCGTTTCAGGTCCAGTGTAAACGTTTTTGGTGGAATCTTTGGCTCAGTTGGCATCACAGGCAGTGTTCGACCTGTGGAGATCCACACTGTTGGTTACTActctgtgtttaatacttgGTAATAAGAAAAATCTGAATACAAATATCACTAATGAAGCTGTTTCAGGGAGTATAATGTAACGCTCATCTGGGTACAGCAACTAACACTCTTAAGAATGTGAAGTATACACTGATCAGCCAAAACATTGTAACCACCAGCCTAATACTGTGTAGCCCCCACCCCCTGGACTTTACTACAGGTAACCATCTTagggtgtgctgtggtatctggcgCCAAGACGTTTAGCAGCAGATCTTTTAAGTCCTGGAAGTTGTGAGGTGGGGCCACCATGTGTTGGACTTGgttgtccagcacatcccacagatgGTTAACTGAATAGAGACCTGGGGAACATGGGGGCCAAGTCAACACCTTGAATTTGTGGTGTTCATCCAGGCCACCTTCTTCCATTGCACCATCTTCCTGTTCTGATGCTCATGTGCCCAGCGTAGGCTCTTGATGTGGTGGACAAGGCTGGTATGCTGCTACTCAGCCCCATATGCAACAAACCGTAATGCTCTGTGTGCTCTGACTTAACTTTTTCTGGGACTTGGGCTCCAGCTCTTCTGCTGGAGAGCACTGATGAACTTTGGCTGGCCATGAACTTATCCCtggttcacttttttttctgtcttggaGAATATTAGGTAGGGACTGAGCACTGCAAACTGGAACCAACCCAAAACAGCTGCAGTTTTGGAGTTGTTCTGACATAGATATCTAGCCATTACAGTTTGGTCTTTGTAAAAGTTGCTCATATCTTTACACTCAGCCATTTATCTTGTTTCCAATACTTCACTAATGAAATGTTCACTTGCTGTCTAATATATCTCACCAACTGACAAGTGCTAAGGATATTGTcaatggtcataatgttatggcatAGATGATATGTTATACATGGATTGGTGTATATGTATGAAATGATAGATTAATGATGCCATCCCAATTATTAAGGGGAAACTTGCACACACAGCAGTACCACACAACTATCTCACAAACAACATAAATGATTAAtgaggaaaaaagaaatgtatgtCTAATGCAAGTAACTGGGCAGTATAAAAGCCTCTACTCAAAAACTTTACCATatatgttaaataaagaaaaacaaacttcatcacagtgaCTGGAGCTAATGGTGTGACTGATCATGTGAATATCGTATTTCAATTGATTTAAACACTTACTTTCAAACTCCCTTGGTTTTATTTCTGGCCTCTGCAAAAGAGTAAGATAGAATGATTACCATGTCATGATCAAAGCTTACTGTAATGTCAGTCATATTAATGAATAGTAACACAGAGTGAAGTCAAGGAAGATGTATTTGATATTCCTACCGGTCTCAAAGGTGGTTTTGGTGACCTTCTGTGAGGAAAAGAAGATCAGTTACTCAGTTATTTTTTAGGGCTAAATACATTAAAGTATATTTAATTGGACAATGTTTGCTAAAGTGATGCTTACTCTCTGGGTAAAGGCTTGGGGAAGGGTTTAGGTGGAGTGTCTGAGGGTTTATTACTGGAACCTGGAGGAGAACACAATCCAATGATGAATGATCTACTGTTGTTAGCTAGCAGTCAAATGTTACTTCAACTCTAGAAAAgaatgtatgtattttcttcTCCCATCCTCTAGGTGGCATGCAATGATAAAACTGTAGCGCAGAGCAGCACAGTCTCAAAAAGGATATGGAAGCAACATGAGGCTCATGATGATCCCAAGGTCAGCACTGGAAGGATCTTTATTGTGTGTGGAAGTAAAGCTAGTGCAGACGTGCCTTTTTGTAGATGTTTTTCAGTTCTGACTTAAGAGGATTCACCAGTGGGAAAACCCCCCTCAGATTTACAACATAAATGAAGTCTTTGTGAAAATGAGCTGATTAGTACTATTACTACAGACCGTGCTTACTCCCTTGATTTAGTAGTCAACATTTATGAACCATTGTATGTCCTATATTGCTTGTTTCAGGTCTTCGTCAATGCagcacgtttttttattttgttaaatattgtCCCATTTAAAGTCAAATAGATGAAGAAGTACCAAATGGATTTGGGTGTGGCCACCTGTGATTCACAAGCTGCTACGTTTAAAAAGTTTTTGGACcactcatttttttttaggACATTTGTTTAAATGgaccaaaaatataacacaatTAGTCTCACACTAACCAAGCTATTACCTTATTACTCAGCTGTCTGAAATACTTTTTTCTGATTGCTCAAAACCCTGTGACAGCAGTGATTCATTTTCATAAGCAAATATGATgcaagggacaacctgatcacgcGCTTCATACCAAATCAAACCACAGAAAGGAGTcaggcacatttcacctctgcctgttaacactgtgtCAAAAACTTCAGGGTAGGACAAGACTCCCCTGCTCACTCAGTCGGGATTCCAATTTACATAAGCACTTTACATTTTCCCTTACATAACTTAGTGTTTACTAACCCCTTGCTTTTCTCCAGCCCCACCCTCTCCCCACCTATAATCACTCCATCAAATCAAGATGGCACCGTAAGAAATGCAGGTTTGAGACTTTTCAAATGTAGTCAACAAACCAAGTGGAAATGTTGCTGTGGCTATATCCACCTCTTATACAAAGCACATAGGTAGTTGTCTGTGCAAAAACAATGCAGttattgtttgatttattaCTCACTATTATCTGGGTCGCATACTTCATATTCATCATCGTCAATGGGCTCCTCAACCTGAAAAAAACCCCCACAATCTTTGTGACTCTGACCTCTGCCACACTCCTTTTAACATGTGTGCTTTGAATCTCTGATAACTTACAGGCACAGGAGATCTTATATTAATTCTggataggaaaaaaaaagttattattaGAGCAATGATATTGCGATTTATagcagaaagagaaaagtagctcttttttttaatgtttcaggTGTCTAAATAATATGAAGTCAGTCTCACCTTGGGCCTGGTTTTGGTGGCAGAGACGGTGAGTGTTTCGCGGGGGTTGGACACAACCTGCAGGGAAAAGATAAGCCTCAGACTGAAGTCAAAATGATTTACAAATCATGTATGTTTGTCTCCAAAAAGATGAATGAACCCAAGACAAGACAATCTCACACTGACCTGCTAGCTGAAAGATGTAACGAGCTCTCCTGTTGATGAAGATGAAGCCTCAGTGAATGACATATAAATGTACCTTAAAGTTATTGGAACCAATGTTACAACTATAGCTTACCTCTTTGTCAGGGACAATATAAACACCTGGAAAATAATGAAAGCCTCAAtgagacatacagtaaaaactTAAATTAATGCAAATACATTCACTTATAtattgttttcttccttttgttgtttatttgtgatCCATATCTTGTTTTgtccttgtttgtgtttcactcGTGTTTCCGAGTTAAGTCTACagtacttcctgttttgttttgtagtttttgctccctgtgtgtctggggtagttttacttcctgcccttgtgtgtttccctccactttgattaccctcattagtttcacctgtgtcctgtgttcacacctgttgctcgtgaCCCAGTGCCTCTGTTTCCTCCCCTGTGTGTCAGATCATTGCGTCCTGTGTGTACCCTGCATCTCTTCTGtctcctgtgtttttgttctccatGTGGTTCCCTTGTGTTGTCTGTTGgacttttggggattttttgtgttttgacgTTTTGTTGGATAAATCTGCCTGCACATGAGTCCTCCTCCCTTGTCTAATTACACAAACAAAATCTGTGACAGCTATGCTGCCATTACCCATGCCAATGAGGTAAGTTAAGCCAATTTCTATAtatgttttgtgcttttgcaactCTGGGATTATGAGTTATCATCATTTGAAGTTAAGTTTAGATCTCAAGTAAACGACTAGAATTAACTTTGTAAGAAACAGTGTAATTGATAAATGTGGAAGAGGTCCACTATAGAGTTGAGGTGAAAGATGGATGTTGCTGTACTTACCAGGACTGGGTGTACGCAATGGTAAAGGTGAAGGCAACCTAGGGTGGTCTCTGCCTGTCCTGTTCCCTCCCTGCTGCACAGGTTCTGAGTAGACAAGGAGGCAGGGAGATTATTTCACcatttcaacatattttcatatttaaaacatCTTAGCTGCAGTATTATCCAGTATTTTATCTTCTTCCTTTCCATTTTGTTGAGGTTTAAGTTGCGATTTTAAAGGATCAATATGTTGATCCTTTAAAATGTTCAGCTGTGATGCTTTGCTACATTTGCGAGTATTAAGTATGGATTCAGCTTGCACTCTGCTGCACAGATTATGTGGAGATTCCATTCATAAATCACTCACTTGTGTGTATTCTGCGTTAAATGTGTAAACATCTGTTAAAACATCTGTAAATATGCTTTCATATTGTCAGAAATTGGAAAACGTTCATACTAATAAGGGTGTGACAGAATATTGATAGGGCAGTTGATCATCTTCCTGGCTTGTGTGATACAATTTCTGAGGctctaaatattgatttttcTAATTGAAAACGCAAGATGCTCAAAATAGATTTCCTTGCCAGTTTAACTCACTGCCTCATTACTCAGCCTCACTCTGCAGTGAAATAATTGAAGAGATGTGCTAGTTGCCtttaaaaccaaaaagaagacagacacaaaaaatCAATTCCAGCTCTTTATGCTGAAACgagaggaaagatggagaaTGTACTCAAGTCTGCAGGGAGAGTTTCATTCACCTGCAATAAAAGGAAATCACATGCCGTGAGGGCCAGAGTAACAATAACTGCCCCTTTTAATGATGGCAAATGGGAAATGTATCTCAATGTGCTACATCCTAGCTAGATGCACAATACTCACACATGCTCATATGGCAGACGTTTTACTGAAGGCTATGGAGGAAGCTGAGTGAAAAAGACTTGGCTATAGTTATTGACATCACTCTGAATATGACTGTAGTTGTTACAGGTACAGTCATAGATAAACAGAGAAACACGTTTGTAGTGTTTTAAAGTTCAAGCGTTTAATGTGAAGGTTAAGCTggactttttaaatttttttataaataagtgTTTTTGGCACAGATTTCACAGTTGTTCAATACTTCTTTCATAGCTCTATTGTTCTATTCAATTTCAGCGTTTTATGACAAATATAAGCACATTTCAAATTTAATGCCAGCAATATGTTTCACAATAAAGTTCGGATAAGGGCATATTTACGATTGCACCACGCCTTCTTTTAAAAAGCACagaaacctgtatatattgatAGTGACTTACATGTTGTCCTATCCTTGCCTGATACAGGATTTAAGTGACTCAACGGTTTGGGGTCCcctttttcaaagtttttgttggccaaaatgtttaaatatatgaCAAGCCATGaccaggcaggccagtttagcccCACCCGGTCTTCTACAACAGCGCACTGCTGTTGAAATATTTGCAGGATGTGGTTTGGTACTGACTTGCGTGAGGTCAGACCTGAAGAAGGTATTGCCTGGATGGCAACATGTGTTGCTACTTATAGATTGTTGACGGTGCCTTTCCTAGTAATCTACCCATGCCGTGGGCACCCCTGCATCCCCATATCATCCCTGATGCTGTCTTTTGAAATACATCCTGAAAACAGGCTGAGTGatccctctcctctcatccctttcccaaaaagaatgtcaaattttgatttgtcacaggcaagcggcaacctccggctgcgagaattgaagccactgcggaagtgttaaactgcagttcctcgagtgtccgcttgaggctggctcaggaagtactggaaaccacatacacaccgattcaaaaaagctgatctttaccgtagaaataaacacgtttgcagtctggtacaaaaacacaagtgtagtctggatagctaatttctcgatctgctgcaatttcgaagatattaagattacaactTTTCaatcatgagaggcacagctgacttgattgacaggtgggaacagtgtagctgttggctaggaggctcatagcccgcctctttacctca
This genomic interval from Notolabrus celidotus isolate fNotCel1 chromosome 4, fNotCel1.pri, whole genome shotgun sequence contains the following:
- the blnk gene encoding B-cell linker protein isoform X1; this encodes MNLPSREECEGWDQAQVACFMSKNKMPECAAVVNRLRINGQKLLSLSDRDMSKFSVIHQPQLQKIVQDIKKNDGSLLNKLKRLKSKPVPKVPARDYRAEDCDDQLSDSDYDNDMYENPHEEHDDSYMPPPSHRAFTTTNSASFQRGEYLDNCHNQPERPPRKPLRPVKASKELPPKPPQGGSDEEDYIDPDGSNYDEDDYVQPDENPPPKPVQQGGNRTGRDHPRLPSPLPLRTPSPGVYIVPDKEESSLHLSASRLCPTPAKHSPSLPPKPGPRINIRSPVPVEEPIDDDEYEVCDPDNSSSNKPSDTPPKPFPKPLPRERSPKPPLRPRPEIKPREFESRTLPVMPTEPKIPPKTFTLDLKRPKIPLPQFTSPKAADKSVSPEDESANQDKDADVYRKSWYANTCDRKTAYEVLYRANKDGAFMVRKSSGQDMQQPYTLVVIYHGRVYNIPIRFIPGTKQYALGSEKKGEEYFNSVAHIIENHQRTPLVLIDSQSNSKDSTKLCHPVKP
- the blnk gene encoding B-cell linker protein isoform X5, whose product is MNMETLSKLAAPASAKIRQLQKIVQDIKKNDGSLLNKLKRLKSKPVPKVPARDYRAEDCDDQLSDSDYDNDMYENPHEEHDDSYMPPPSHRAFTTTNSASFQRGEYLDNCHNQPERPPRKPLRPVKASKELPPKPPQGGSDEEDYIDPDGSNYDEDDYVQPDENPPPKPVQQGGNRTGRDHPRLPSPLPLRTPSPGVYIVPDKEESSLHLSASRLCPTPAKHSPSLPPKPGPRINIRSPVPVEEPIDDDEYEVCDPDNSSSNKPSDTPPKPFPKPLPRERSPKPPLRPRPEIKPREFESRTLPVMPTEPKIPPKTFTLDLKRPKIPLPQFTSPKAADKSVSPEDESANQDKDADVYRKSWYANTCDRKTAYEVLYRANKDGAFMVRKSSGQDMQQPYTLVVIYHGRVYNIPIRFIPGTKQYALGSEKKGEEYFNSVAHIIENHQRTPLVLIDSQSNSKDSTKLCHPVKP
- the blnk gene encoding B-cell linker protein isoform X3, with amino-acid sequence MNLPSREECEGWDQAQVACFMSKNKMPECAAVVNRLRINGQKLLSLSDRDMSKFSVIHQPQLQKIVQDIKKNDGSLLNKLKRLKSKPVPKVPARDYRAEDCDDQLSDSDYDNDMYENPHEEHDDSYMPPPSHRAFTTTNSASFQRGEYLDNCHNQPERPPRKPLRPVKASKELPPKPPQGGSDEEDYIDPDGSNYDEDDYVQPDENPPPKPVQQGGNRTGRDHPRLPSPLPLRTPSPGVYIVPDKEESSLHLSASRLCPTPAKHSPSLPPKPGPRINIRSPVPVEEPIDDDEYEVCDPDNSSSNKPSDTPPKPFPKPLPRESPKPPLRPRPEIKPREFESRTLPVMPTEPKIPPKTFTLDLKRPKIPLPQFTSPKAADKSVSPEDESANQDKDADVYRKSWYANTCDRKTAYEVLYRANKDGAFMVRKSSGQDMQQPYTLVVIYHGRVYNIPIRFIPGTKQYALGSEKKGEEYFNSVAHIIENHQRTPLVLIDSQSNSKDSTKLCHPVKP
- the blnk gene encoding B-cell linker protein isoform X4, giving the protein MNLPSREECEGWDQAQVACFMSKNKMPECAAVVNRLRINGQKLLSLSDRDMSKFSVIHQPQLQKIVQDIKKNDGSLLNKLKRLKSKPVPKVPARDYRAEDCDDQLSDSDYDNDMYENPHEEHDDSYMPPPSHRAFTTTNSASFQRGEYLDNCHNQPERPPRKPLRPVKASKELPPKPPQGGSDEEDYIDPDGSNYDEDDYVQPDENPPPKPVQQGGNRTGRDHPRLPSPLPLRTPSPGVYIVPDKEESSLHLSASRLCPTPAKHSPSLPPKPGPRINIRSPVPVEEPIDDDEYEVCDPDNSSSNKPSDTPPKPFPKPLPRERSPKPPLRPRPEIKPREFESRTLPVMPTEPKIPPKTFTLDLKRPKIPLPQFTSPTADKSVSPEDESANQDKDADVYRKSWYANTCDRKTAYEVLYRANKDGAFMVRKSSGQDMQQPYTLVVIYHGRVYNIPIRFIPGTKQYALGSEKKGEEYFNSVAHIIENHQRTPLVLIDSQSNSKDSTKLCHPVKP
- the blnk gene encoding B-cell linker protein isoform X2, giving the protein MNLPSREECEGWDQAQVACFMSKNKMPECAAVVNRLRINGQKLLSLSDRDMSKFSVIHQPQLQKIVQDIKKNDGSLLNKLKRLKSKPVPKVPARDYREDCDDQLSDSDYDNDMYENPHEEHDDSYMPPPSHRAFTTTNSASFQRGEYLDNCHNQPERPPRKPLRPVKASKELPPKPPQGGSDEEDYIDPDGSNYDEDDYVQPDENPPPKPVQQGGNRTGRDHPRLPSPLPLRTPSPGVYIVPDKEESSLHLSASRLCPTPAKHSPSLPPKPGPRINIRSPVPVEEPIDDDEYEVCDPDNSSSNKPSDTPPKPFPKPLPRERSPKPPLRPRPEIKPREFESRTLPVMPTEPKIPPKTFTLDLKRPKIPLPQFTSPKAADKSVSPEDESANQDKDADVYRKSWYANTCDRKTAYEVLYRANKDGAFMVRKSSGQDMQQPYTLVVIYHGRVYNIPIRFIPGTKQYALGSEKKGEEYFNSVAHIIENHQRTPLVLIDSQSNSKDSTKLCHPVKP
- the blnk gene encoding B-cell linker protein isoform X6, with the protein product MNLPSREECEGWDQAQVACFMSKNKMPECAAVVNRLRINGQKLLSLSDRDMSKFSVIHQPQLQKIVQDIKKNDGSLLNKLKRLKSKPVPKVPARDYRAEDCDDQLSDSDYDNDMYENPHEEHDDSYMPPPSHRAFTTTNSASFQRGEYLDNCHNQPERPPRKPLRPVKASKELPPKPPQGGSDEEDYIDPDGSNYDEDDYVQPDENPPPKPVQQGGNRTGRDHPRLPSPLPLRTPSPGVYIVPDKEESSLHLSASRLCPTPAKHSPSLPPKPGPRINIRSPVPVEEPIDDDEYEVCDPDNSSSNKPSDTPPKPFPKPLPRERSPKPPLRPRPEIKPREFESRTLPVMPTEPKIPPKTFTLDLKRPKIPLPQFTSPSKYSSYQLTRVFLLKMNQQIKTRMQMCIGNPGTPTHVTARLLTRSYTEQIKTGRLW